CATAATTTAGCTCCAGCCGTTTTTGATATTCGTGGTCCATCATTCCAAACCTGATGTCAAAATGCGACAGGTTCCTGAATTTTTTTAGGTTGAAGGCCACTTCCTCAAGTCCTGCGATGATCTTTTGCCTGTTCACCGCAGCGTAGGTCTCAATCAAGGAATTTATCTTGGCGTTCAAAAGGGCGAACTTATCGTAAATCTGGTCCACATCCTCAATCAGCTTGGCCCTTGTCAATTTTGGAACGATCATTTCCTTATGTAAGGCATTGTCCATACTAAGCTTCTCCATCAGCACGGCCAATTTCTTTTCGGTCTCTTTAATCTCTAGCGGTTCCCCGAGGTGTTTCATCGTATCCGTCAAAAATTCGCTGGGCACACCCCAGATCTCTTCGTAATTGTCCCTTATCACCTTAAGGCCGGTTTCTGATTTGACAATATTGACCTTTCCTGTCGAAATCAGCGTCTTCATGACCGCTTCGACATCTCTAACCATGCCGACTACGTTTATAAACGACATCTTTTCAATCAAATGATCCACCCCCTATTCCAATGTCCTCACAAGAAACTGCGAAGTCTGTTTAGCATCAAGGCCATACCTCTTTGCTTCAATGATCGCAAAGATGTCCCTGAGTTCATATTCCAATTTATGCAAAAACCCGATCGGCGTCACCAGATTCAGCTTTCCCTTCTTGCTAAGTTCAGAAAACAGTTCGAACAGGCTTCTTTCCATTTCGCGTTCCATAATCAAATCCATATTGCTTTCTTCCATAAAGAGCGACCGGTACTTCGAATTCTTTAGTTCTTCGATAAGGACCTGGTAGCTCGGTAGATAGCACAGCGTCTTCACTTTTTTCAAATTCAAGTACTTACCGTCGTCAAGGCAGTAGTTGAAGAGCTCTTCGGGCGTCAGCGCAAAGTTCTTGACCCCCCGGTAGATCCACTGAATGTTCAAATAGTCGATATTGGTTCCCAAGAGGTCCAGCATAAAGGTCTTACCTTCTCCGGCAAGTTTTTCCATCTGATCCGCAAGCCTTTTAAAATAGAGTCGGTCGAGGGTCATCTCCATATAAAAGAGCACCCGGTCGTTCGATTCGTTTACAAAGGGTTTTAAGAGCGGTCCAAAATGCGTGCCCATCAACCGGTCAACCACCTGCTCCAGGTTTTTAGACTCTAAAAGATGGGGGTAATCCTTAAATTCAAAGTGCTTGGATACCAAAAGCTGCTGTGCGTCGATCTTGTCCGTGTCCTGCCTGAGCACCGACCTGATGACCAGTTTCAGGTTTTCTATCTCATATCTTGCCAGCAGCAGTTTAAAGAGTTTACGTTCTTCATTCGTCACATAATGGATCAGCTGCTCGTACTTGCTGAACACATACCTTCTGAGCACGCGTTCAAAGTTCACCGCCTCGTCCGTCTCGTACTTTTTCACCTTCACAAGCTTGCCGTAGATGCTGTTGTCCACCAAGTACTCGATCACCTCATCTTCAGTCTTCAGATTGATCAAGGTATGGTAGTCCTCCTTCGTGAGAAGTCCGCTTTCTAGGGACTTCACCTTGGTGTACAGGGCCGCGAACCTCGTCACGCTACCCATGCGACTTGCCCCTTTCTGTGAACAGCTGATAGAATACCTGCTGGGCGATCATCTGTTTCTTGCGGTCCGCTATTTCAATCAGTCTTGCGATATGCTCCTCAGACTCCTTCAAAATCCTCGCTTCTTCTTTTTTAGCTTCAGAAATTCGCTTTTCATAGTGCAGCTTGGAGTTCTGACGCACTTCCTTCATGATATCGAGCTGCATATCCCTAAACTGCTTTCTCAAATGTCTATCCTTCTCATCGGCGATTTCCTTTGATTTTAAAATCGCTTCTTCCGCTTCTTTTTCTATTCGCATCACCGATTCGAATACCTTCTCCATCACCTTTTGTTCCATCGTCACACCCGCTTTCATGGTTTTCATCCATTTAC
The window above is part of the Fusibacter sp. A1 genome. Proteins encoded here:
- a CDS encoding V-type ATPase subunit, with the translated sequence MGSVTRFAALYTKVKSLESGLLTKEDYHTLINLKTEDEVIEYLVDNSIYGKLVKVKKYETDEAVNFERVLRRYVFSKYEQLIHYVTNEERKLFKLLLARYEIENLKLVIRSVLRQDTDKIDAQQLLVSKHFEFKDYPHLLESKNLEQVVDRLMGTHFGPLLKPFVNESNDRVLFYMEMTLDRLYFKRLADQMEKLAGEGKTFMLDLLGTNIDYLNIQWIYRGVKNFALTPEELFNYCLDDGKYLNLKKVKTLCYLPSYQVLIEELKNSKYRSLFMEESNMDLIMEREMERSLFELFSELSKKGKLNLVTPIGFLHKLEYELRDIFAIIEAKRYGLDAKQTSQFLVRTLE